The Terriglobales bacterium genome has a window encoding:
- the ftsA gene encoding cell division protein FtsA: MARRQEPVLTAIDVGSAKTCVLVAEITEAGLRYRGHGLCDSRGSRKGVIVDLEKAVASIQRAVEEAEASSGLVIENALTGVAGAHVRGVNSRGGLLSSRPREITRDDVRHTVEKARAINLPADRDVLHILPQEFILDQQGSIRDPLGMQGSKLEVQVHLVTAAASAAQNVVNALNRAGIHVDDTVFEPLAAADVTLKSDEKELGVCLADVGAGSTDLIVFCEGVVAHSAVIPIGGDHFTSDVAVGLRTPLPDAEKIKRLFGCALVARVPEGNEVEVPAVGDRPSRLLPQRLLAEILEPRARELFELLRENLRHAGVLEICGAGLVLTGGAARLPALPEVAEELLRRPARLAYPLPIAKMPATLAEPEFSTALGLLSYGHRARLARATENGSFLSRLKSWLGRDG, translated from the coding sequence ATGGCCAGACGCCAGGAGCCGGTTCTCACCGCCATCGACGTGGGCAGCGCCAAGACTTGCGTGCTGGTGGCGGAGATCACAGAAGCTGGCCTGCGCTACCGCGGCCACGGCCTCTGCGACTCCCGCGGTTCCCGCAAGGGCGTGATCGTGGACCTGGAGAAGGCGGTGGCCTCCATCCAGCGGGCGGTGGAGGAGGCGGAGGCCTCGTCCGGCTTGGTCATCGAGAACGCGCTGACGGGCGTGGCGGGCGCGCACGTGCGGGGCGTCAACAGCCGCGGCGGCCTGCTCTCCTCCCGCCCCCGCGAGATCACCCGCGACGACGTGCGCCACACCGTGGAGAAGGCTCGCGCCATCAACCTGCCCGCCGATCGCGACGTCCTTCACATCCTGCCCCAGGAGTTCATCCTCGACCAGCAGGGAAGCATCCGCGATCCCCTGGGCATGCAGGGCTCCAAGCTGGAGGTGCAGGTGCACCTGGTCACGGCCGCGGCCAGCGCCGCCCAAAATGTGGTCAACGCCCTCAACCGCGCCGGCATCCATGTGGACGACACCGTCTTCGAGCCCCTGGCCGCCGCCGATGTCACCCTCAAGTCCGACGAGAAGGAGCTGGGCGTCTGCCTCGCCGACGTGGGCGCCGGCTCCACCGACCTCATCGTCTTCTGCGAGGGCGTGGTGGCGCACTCGGCCGTCATCCCCATCGGCGGCGACCACTTCACCAGCGACGTGGCGGTGGGCCTGCGCACCCCGCTGCCCGACGCCGAGAAGATCAAGCGCCTCTTCGGCTGCGCCCTGGTGGCCCGCGTCCCCGAGGGCAACGAGGTGGAGGTGCCGGCGGTGGGCGATCGTCCCTCCCGGCTGCTGCCCCAGCGCCTGCTGGCGGAGATCCTCGAGCCCCGCGCCCGCGAACTCTTCGAGCTCCTGCGCGAGAACCTGCGTCACGCCGGCGTGCTCGAGATCTGCGGTGCCGGCCTGGTACTCACCGGCGGCGCCGCCCGCCTCCCCGCGCTGCCCGAGGTGGCCGAAGAGTTGCTGCGGCGGCCCGCCCGCCTCGCCTATCCCCTGCCCATCGCCAAGATGCCGGCCACCCTGGCGGAGCCGGAGTTCTCCACCGCCCTCGGCCTGCTCTCCTACGGCCACCGCGCCCGCCTCGCCCGCGCCACCGAGAACGGCAGCTTCCTCTCTCGCCTGAAGTCCTGGCTGGGGAGGGACGGCTGA
- a CDS encoding FtsQ-type POTRA domain-containing protein has translation MNNGSRTPGEDLETPVRPGGRRPAEDFDEPRVLDLDAEEESPFLRGQKRVPVRRGPLPRKAAHRLRLAVLVLLLLAGVLGAAALFYKYGTSSWRFRIDSSDNIEIAGVHNVPRSQVLEILGGDIGRNIFFIPLAERKRQLEEIPWVESATVMRFLPNRLKVEIRERTPVAFVQIGSKIALIDASGVVMELPAGNPQKYSFPVIVGTGASEPHSTRAARMKIYTALLQDLDSTGALYSRQLSEVDLSDPEDVKVTVADPDGAVLVHLGASNFLGRYQIFVAHLKEWRATYPRLESVNLRYDGQVILNQDSKSAAPATMALPAAKPPASSQPAGARPNGRPPRRGH, from the coding sequence TTGAATAACGGCTCACGGACACCCGGCGAGGATCTGGAGACTCCCGTCCGCCCCGGCGGGCGCCGCCCCGCCGAGGACTTCGACGAGCCCCGCGTGCTCGACCTGGACGCCGAAGAAGAGTCCCCCTTCCTGCGCGGCCAGAAGCGGGTGCCGGTGCGCCGCGGGCCTCTGCCCCGCAAGGCCGCCCACCGCCTGCGGCTCGCGGTGCTGGTGCTGCTGCTGCTGGCAGGAGTGCTGGGCGCGGCCGCGCTCTTCTACAAGTACGGCACCTCCTCCTGGCGCTTCCGCATCGATTCCAGCGACAACATCGAGATCGCGGGCGTGCACAACGTCCCCCGCAGCCAGGTGCTGGAGATCCTGGGCGGCGATATCGGCCGCAACATCTTTTTCATCCCCCTGGCCGAGCGTAAGCGCCAGTTGGAGGAGATCCCCTGGGTGGAGTCGGCCACCGTGATGCGCTTCCTCCCCAACCGCCTCAAGGTGGAGATCCGGGAGCGCACCCCCGTCGCCTTCGTGCAGATCGGTTCCAAGATCGCGCTGATCGATGCTTCGGGCGTGGTGATGGAGCTTCCCGCCGGCAATCCGCAGAAATACTCCTTCCCGGTGATCGTGGGCACGGGCGCCAGCGAGCCCCATTCCACCCGCGCCGCCCGCATGAAGATCTACACCGCGCTGCTGCAGGACCTGGATTCGACCGGGGCCCTATACTCGCGCCAGCTCAGCGAGGTGGACCTTTCCGACCCCGAGGACGTGAAGGTCACCGTCGCCGATCCCGACGGCGCCGTGCTGGTGCACTTGGGGGCCTCCAACTTCCTGGGCCGCTACCAGATCTTCGTGGCGCACCTGAAAGAATGGCGCGCCACCTATCCGCGCCTGGAGTCGGTGAACCTGCGCTACGACGGCCAGGTCATCCTCAACCAGGATTCCAAGTCCGCCGCGCCCGCCACCATGGCGCTGCCGGCGGCCAAGCCGCCCGCGTCCTCCCAGCCTGCCGGGGCTCGGCCCAACGGCCGTCCGCCACGGCGCGGCCACTGA